In one Corallococcus sp. EGB genomic region, the following are encoded:
- a CDS encoding acyltransferase: protein MKSRHWAEMGETTFVAGIWILYWIHRLLGRWPFRVCLYPVVLVNWLRRPALRQASRQYLERMQATTGALGRAPHWRDSVRHVLMFAETMLDKLLAVSGRYRFERVRTEGREEFYQVAKSGRGGIIVTAHMGCLELCRTMAERRGEVKLNILVHTLHAEQFNRLLKRLNPENDFRLLEVTDMGPATAVALNERVEAGEFVVIAGDRIPVNSAQTVRVDFLGHPAPFPVGPYVLAALLKCPLYLLGCIHEGKGYTIHFERLFERVVLPRGKREEALTDCARHYAGRVTELLKRAPYDWFNFFPFWDQVHVSAKPPTF, encoded by the coding sequence ATGAAGTCCCGCCATTGGGCGGAGATGGGAGAGACCACCTTCGTCGCCGGCATCTGGATCCTCTATTGGATCCACCGCCTGCTGGGCCGCTGGCCCTTCCGCGTCTGCCTCTACCCGGTGGTGCTGGTGAACTGGCTGCGGCGGCCCGCGCTGCGCCAGGCGTCGCGCCAGTACCTGGAGCGGATGCAGGCCACCACCGGGGCCCTGGGACGCGCGCCCCACTGGCGCGACAGCGTGCGCCACGTGCTGATGTTCGCGGAGACGATGCTGGACAAGCTGCTCGCGGTGAGCGGGCGCTACCGCTTCGAGCGCGTCCGCACCGAGGGGCGCGAGGAGTTCTACCAGGTCGCGAAGTCGGGCCGGGGCGGCATCATCGTCACCGCGCACATGGGCTGCCTGGAGCTGTGCCGCACCATGGCGGAGCGCCGGGGCGAGGTGAAGCTCAACATCCTGGTGCACACCCTGCACGCGGAGCAGTTCAACCGCCTGCTCAAGCGCCTCAACCCGGAGAACGACTTCCGGCTGCTGGAGGTGACGGACATGGGCCCGGCCACCGCCGTCGCGCTGAACGAGCGCGTGGAGGCCGGCGAGTTCGTGGTCATCGCGGGCGACCGCATCCCAGTGAATTCCGCGCAGACCGTCCGCGTCGACTTCCTCGGCCACCCGGCGCCATTTCCGGTGGGCCCCTACGTGCTGGCGGCGCTGCTCAAGTGTCCGCTCTACCTGCTGGGCTGCATCCATGAGGGCAAGGGCTACACCATCCACTTCGAGCGGCTCTTCGAGCGCGTCGTGCTGCCCCGGGGCAAGCGCGAGGAGGCCCTCACCGACTGCGCCCGGCATTACGCGGGCCGGGTGACGGAGCTGCTCAAGCGCGCGCCCTACGACTGGTTCAACTTCTTTCCCTTCTGGGATCAGGTGCATGTCTCCGCGAAGCCCCCCACTTTCTGA
- the hutH gene encoding histidine ammonia-lyase — MSPRSPPLSDTPVRFDGARLTLEDVGAVSRRERPVELGTAPAFRQRIARGAAFLDRLLAEDGVIYGVTTGYGDSVTVSIPPALVAELPHHLYTYHGIGAGRFLTPEETRAVLATRLASLSQGFSGVGVALLTQLELLLKHDVLPLIPAEGSVGASGDLTPLSYVAAVLCGERDVWHKGERKPAAQVLEALGIAPLKLRPKEGLAIMNGTAVMTALACLAWERAEYLSRLATRLTAFNVLASAGNAHHFDETLFAAKPHAGQQRVAARLRADLVSDRPSRNEQRLQDRYSLRCAPHVIGVLEDALPYFRTLIENELNSANDNPLIDPDGERVLHGGHFYGGHIAFAMDGLKNAVANVADLLDRQLALLVDPRFNHGLPANLSASTGARAAINHGLKAAQISVSAWTAEALKQTMPASVFSRSTECHNQDKVSMGTIAARDCLRVLELTEQVAAVMLIAARQGVTLRQRLDADAKPGPALAAMHADLEARIPLLVEDRALDGELQELLTAIRRREWRLHEA, encoded by the coding sequence ATGTCTCCGCGAAGCCCCCCACTTTCTGACACCCCGGTCCGCTTCGACGGCGCGCGGCTGACGCTCGAGGACGTGGGCGCCGTGTCGCGCCGCGAGCGCCCGGTGGAGCTGGGCACCGCCCCGGCCTTCCGCCAGCGCATCGCCAGGGGCGCCGCGTTCCTGGACCGGCTCCTGGCGGAGGACGGCGTCATCTACGGCGTCACCACCGGCTACGGCGACTCCGTGACGGTGTCCATCCCCCCTGCGCTGGTCGCGGAGCTGCCGCACCACCTCTACACGTACCACGGCATCGGCGCGGGCCGGTTCCTCACCCCGGAGGAGACGCGCGCGGTGCTGGCCACGCGGCTGGCGTCGCTGTCGCAGGGCTTCTCCGGCGTGGGCGTGGCGCTCCTCACCCAGCTGGAGCTGTTGCTCAAGCACGACGTGCTGCCCCTGATTCCGGCCGAAGGGTCCGTGGGCGCGTCCGGCGACCTGACGCCCCTGTCCTACGTGGCGGCGGTGCTCTGCGGCGAGCGCGACGTGTGGCACAAGGGCGAGCGCAAGCCCGCGGCGCAGGTGCTGGAGGCGCTGGGCATCGCGCCCCTCAAGCTGCGGCCGAAGGAGGGCCTGGCCATCATGAACGGCACCGCCGTGATGACGGCCCTGGCGTGCCTGGCGTGGGAGCGGGCGGAGTACCTGTCGCGGCTCGCCACGCGGCTCACCGCGTTCAACGTGCTGGCGAGCGCCGGCAACGCGCACCACTTCGACGAGACGCTCTTCGCGGCGAAGCCCCATGCCGGCCAGCAGCGCGTGGCGGCCCGCCTGCGCGCGGACCTCGTCTCGGACCGGCCTTCGCGCAACGAGCAGCGGCTGCAGGACCGGTACTCGCTCAGGTGCGCGCCGCACGTCATCGGCGTGCTGGAGGACGCGCTGCCCTACTTCCGCACCCTCATCGAGAACGAGCTCAACAGCGCCAACGACAACCCGCTCATCGACCCGGACGGCGAGCGGGTGCTGCACGGCGGCCACTTCTACGGCGGCCACATCGCCTTCGCCATGGACGGGCTGAAGAACGCGGTGGCCAACGTGGCGGACCTGCTGGACCGGCAGCTGGCGCTCCTGGTGGACCCGCGCTTCAACCACGGGCTGCCCGCGAACCTCTCCGCGTCCACCGGCGCCCGCGCGGCCATCAACCACGGCCTCAAGGCGGCGCAGATCAGCGTCTCCGCGTGGACCGCGGAGGCGCTGAAGCAGACCATGCCCGCGTCCGTCTTCTCCCGCTCCACCGAGTGCCACAACCAGGACAAGGTGAGCATGGGCACCATCGCCGCGCGCGACTGCCTGCGCGTGCTGGAGCTGACGGAGCAGGTGGCCGCGGTGATGCTCATCGCGGCGCGCCAGGGCGTCACCCTGCGCCAGCGGCTGGACGCGGACGCGAAGCCGGGCCCCGCCCTGGCCGCGATGCACGCGGACCTGGAGGCGCGCATTCCCCTGCTGGTGGAGGACCGGGCGCTGGACGGCGAGCTGCAGGAGCTCCTCACCGCCATCCGCCGCCGGGAGTGGAGGCTGCATGAAGCCTGA
- a CDS encoding DUF3261 domain-containing protein, with the protein MQARRLIPALLVAGLVACTTTPRPRPAPPGEPLPELRLAPAALGASVSLAQQLVFAHEQDPGGPRSLEALLEVDPAQMQLAGLAMGHRILTLRWDGSHLDEERDPRLPAQFNSALVLRDVQLVYWPADAVRAALPEGWTLEDGPARRTLSKNGREWVTVRYDGTPRWEGRTQLTNLSEHYQLTIDSHAATE; encoded by the coding sequence GTGCAAGCCCGCCGCCTGATTCCCGCCCTGCTCGTCGCGGGGCTCGTGGCCTGCACCACCACGCCCCGGCCCCGGCCCGCCCCGCCCGGAGAGCCGCTGCCGGAGCTGCGCCTGGCCCCCGCCGCCCTCGGGGCGTCCGTGAGCCTGGCGCAGCAGCTGGTGTTCGCGCACGAGCAGGACCCGGGCGGCCCCCGCTCCCTGGAGGCCCTCCTGGAGGTGGACCCGGCTCAAATGCAGCTGGCCGGGCTCGCCATGGGCCACCGCATCCTCACCCTGCGCTGGGACGGCAGCCACCTGGACGAGGAGCGCGACCCCCGCCTGCCCGCCCAGTTCAACTCCGCCCTGGTGCTGCGGGACGTGCAGCTCGTCTACTGGCCGGCCGACGCCGTGCGCGCCGCCCTGCCCGAAGGCTGGACGCTGGAGGACGGCCCCGCACGGCGGACCCTGTCGAAGAACGGCAGGGAATGGGTGACGGTGCGCTACGATGGGACGCCGCGCTGGGAAGGGCGCACGCAGCTCACCAACCTGTCCGAGCACTACCAGCTCACCATCGACTCGCACGCCGCGACCGAGTGA
- a CDS encoding MMPL family transporter — protein sequence MANKLAILWALVVLAVGVHQVHFWRSASLDTDVLALLPEDEQAPEVDAATRKLADEAGRQLVLLVGAKDWPGAQKAADEASRVLSESSDLLEPAVVDTSALDEAVEFYRPYRDRLLTPMQRQWLAKATPDELGGTALMKLYQPAGAQLTDWNADPLGLWQDWWQARAAETSARPRDGRMWLSGEGREWVLLMWKSKVSAFALGDSSRVTAVVEQARAKVEAAVPGGRLVAAGVPLYAEAAASQASWEMSTIGFGSLAAVLILVWLTFRSLRPIILVGLSLTLGCAVALTVTALIFDRVHLLTLVFGSSLVGVAEDYGFHYFAARQGKAPSERGPVMRSLLPGMVLALVTSVVAYLALGVAPFPGLRQMAVFSAAGLTGAFLTVVFWFPSMDTGALPITPFAERFSASIVRWPRIASTPAWWASGAVLAVLVAVGIWKLEPRDDLRQLQGAPANLIADQRELGRLLGLPSPAQFFLVQGDSDEQVLEREATLKTKLDALVAEKVFAGYRAVSDWLPSEAQQREDAALSARAEALAVTAVSASTGEAPTRAAFSQEPLTPTQFLSGPAASAIRQQWLGTLGKAQYSVLMLRGLNDPKVLPRLEEVAKGLEGVRWVDKTAEISGLLSRYRLIMGWLIVAGYLAVLLTLVARFGREAWRAWVPSVLGTLLTLAIFGWTGAPLQLFTVLGLVLLLGMGVDYGIFLLEHPGDGSAWLAVALAGVSTLLSFGLLGLSATPALRSFGLAMLLGEVTIWIITPCFRLPPGNATH from the coding sequence TTGGCAAATAAGCTGGCCATCCTGTGGGCGCTGGTGGTGCTCGCCGTGGGCGTGCACCAGGTGCACTTCTGGCGCTCCGCGAGCCTGGACACGGACGTGCTCGCGCTCCTTCCGGAGGACGAGCAGGCGCCGGAGGTGGACGCCGCCACGCGCAAGCTGGCCGACGAAGCCGGCCGGCAGCTGGTGCTGCTGGTGGGCGCCAAGGACTGGCCGGGCGCGCAGAAGGCCGCGGACGAGGCCTCGCGCGTGCTGTCGGAGTCCTCCGACCTGCTGGAGCCGGCGGTGGTGGACACCTCCGCGCTGGACGAGGCGGTGGAGTTCTACCGCCCCTACCGCGACCGGCTGCTCACGCCCATGCAGCGCCAGTGGCTGGCGAAGGCGACGCCGGACGAGCTGGGCGGCACGGCGCTGATGAAGCTGTACCAGCCCGCGGGCGCGCAGCTGACGGACTGGAACGCGGACCCGCTGGGGCTGTGGCAGGACTGGTGGCAGGCCCGCGCGGCGGAGACGTCCGCCCGGCCCCGCGACGGACGGATGTGGCTGTCCGGCGAGGGGCGCGAGTGGGTGCTCCTCATGTGGAAGAGCAAGGTGTCCGCCTTCGCGCTGGGAGACAGCTCGCGCGTCACCGCCGTGGTGGAGCAGGCGCGCGCGAAGGTGGAGGCCGCGGTGCCCGGCGGACGGCTGGTGGCCGCGGGCGTGCCGCTCTACGCGGAGGCCGCCGCCTCGCAGGCCAGCTGGGAGATGTCCACCATCGGCTTCGGGTCGCTGGCGGCGGTGCTCATCCTGGTGTGGCTCACCTTCCGCTCGCTGCGGCCCATCATCCTCGTGGGCCTGTCGCTCACGCTGGGCTGCGCGGTGGCGCTCACCGTCACCGCGCTCATCTTCGACCGGGTGCACCTGCTCACGCTCGTCTTCGGCTCCAGCCTGGTGGGCGTGGCGGAGGACTACGGCTTCCACTACTTCGCCGCGCGCCAGGGCAAGGCCCCGTCCGAGCGCGGGCCGGTGATGCGCTCGCTCTTGCCCGGCATGGTGCTCGCGCTCGTCACCAGCGTGGTGGCGTACCTGGCGCTGGGCGTGGCGCCCTTCCCGGGCCTGCGACAGATGGCGGTGTTCTCCGCCGCCGGCCTCACCGGCGCGTTCCTCACCGTGGTGTTCTGGTTCCCCTCGATGGACACGGGCGCCCTGCCCATCACGCCCTTCGCGGAGCGCTTCTCCGCGTCCATCGTCCGCTGGCCGCGCATCGCCTCCACGCCAGCGTGGTGGGCGTCCGGCGCCGTCCTCGCGGTGCTGGTGGCCGTGGGCATCTGGAAGCTGGAGCCCAGGGACGACCTGCGCCAGTTGCAGGGCGCGCCCGCGAACCTCATCGCGGATCAGCGCGAGCTGGGGCGCCTGCTGGGCCTGCCCAGCCCCGCGCAGTTCTTCCTGGTGCAGGGCGACAGCGACGAACAGGTGCTGGAGCGCGAGGCCACGCTGAAGACGAAGCTGGACGCGCTGGTCGCGGAGAAGGTCTTCGCCGGCTACCGCGCCGTGTCCGACTGGCTCCCGTCCGAAGCGCAGCAGCGCGAGGACGCCGCGCTGAGCGCCCGCGCGGAGGCCCTGGCGGTCACCGCCGTCAGCGCCTCCACCGGTGAAGCCCCCACGCGCGCCGCGTTCTCGCAGGAGCCGCTCACCCCCACGCAGTTCCTGTCCGGCCCCGCCGCCAGCGCCATCCGGCAGCAGTGGCTGGGGACGCTGGGCAAGGCGCAGTACAGCGTCCTCATGCTGCGCGGCCTCAACGACCCCAAGGTGCTGCCGCGCCTGGAGGAGGTGGCGAAGGGCCTGGAGGGCGTCCGCTGGGTGGACAAGACGGCGGAGATTTCAGGCCTGCTCTCCCGCTACCGCCTCATCATGGGCTGGCTCATCGTCGCGGGATACCTCGCGGTGCTGCTCACGCTGGTGGCCCGCTTCGGGCGCGAGGCGTGGCGTGCGTGGGTGCCCTCCGTGCTGGGCACGCTCCTGACGCTCGCCATCTTCGGGTGGACGGGCGCGCCGCTGCAGCTCTTCACGGTGCTCGGGCTGGTGCTGCTGCTGGGCATGGGCGTGGACTACGGCATCTTCCTCCTGGAGCACCCCGGGGACGGCTCCGCGTGGCTCGCGGTGGCGCTGGCCGGCGTGAGCACGCTCTTGTCCTTCGGGCTGCTGGGCCTGTCCGCCACGCCCGCGCTGCGCTCCTTCGGCCTCGCCATGCTGCTGGGCGAGGTCACCATCTGGATCATCACCCCCTGCTTCCGTCTTCCACCCGGGAACGCCACACATTGA
- a CDS encoding beta-ketoacyl-ACP synthase — MPPPVFLNQLGVVCALGSGKQEVARALFSDTVSGVASYEGYADRPLHLGVVTARLAAQDALPPSQHSRNNALLLTALEQVRAEVDAAVTRFGPARVAVVLGTSTSGIGEGEAAIAGHLATGQLPARFHLQQQELGAPALALAHVVGTAGPACVISTACSSSAKALASAARLLRAGAVDAVLTGGVDSLCRFTVAGFRALDSVSEERCNPLSAHRRGINIGEAAALFLMTREPGPVRLSGWGESSDAHHISAPEPGGKGAMAAIQQALQRAGIPPAQVDYVNLHGTATPQNDAMESRAVHALLGPGVKASSTKPLTGHTLGAAGALEAAFAYLTLVDNPEGRLPGHFWDGAVDGSLPALSLVRPGESLGRPVKTVLSNSFAFGGSNAALVLERA, encoded by the coding sequence ATGCCTCCTCCCGTCTTCCTCAACCAACTGGGTGTCGTCTGCGCGTTGGGCTCCGGGAAGCAGGAGGTAGCCCGGGCGCTGTTCTCGGACACGGTGTCCGGCGTCGCCTCGTATGAAGGCTACGCGGACCGTCCGCTGCACCTGGGCGTCGTCACCGCGAGGCTCGCGGCGCAGGACGCCCTGCCCCCTTCGCAGCACAGCCGCAACAACGCGCTCCTGCTCACGGCCCTGGAGCAGGTGCGCGCCGAGGTGGACGCCGCCGTCACCCGCTTCGGCCCCGCGCGCGTGGCGGTGGTGCTGGGCACCAGCACCTCCGGCATCGGTGAAGGCGAGGCGGCCATCGCCGGCCACCTGGCCACGGGCCAGCTCCCCGCGCGCTTCCACCTGCAACAGCAGGAGCTGGGCGCTCCGGCCCTGGCGCTCGCGCACGTGGTGGGCACCGCCGGCCCCGCCTGCGTCATCTCCACCGCGTGCTCCTCCAGCGCCAAGGCCCTGGCCAGCGCGGCGCGGCTGCTGCGCGCGGGCGCCGTGGACGCGGTGCTCACGGGCGGCGTGGATTCGCTGTGCCGCTTCACCGTGGCGGGCTTCCGCGCGCTGGACTCCGTGAGCGAGGAGCGCTGCAACCCGCTGAGCGCCCACCGCCGCGGCATCAACATCGGCGAAGCGGCGGCGCTCTTCCTGATGACCCGCGAGCCGGGGCCGGTGCGCCTGTCCGGCTGGGGTGAGTCCTCCGACGCGCACCACATCTCCGCGCCGGAGCCCGGCGGCAAGGGCGCCATGGCCGCCATCCAGCAGGCCCTCCAGCGCGCGGGGATTCCGCCGGCGCAGGTGGACTACGTGAACCTGCACGGCACCGCGACGCCGCAGAACGACGCCATGGAGAGCCGCGCGGTGCACGCGCTGCTGGGACCGGGCGTGAAGGCCAGCTCCACCAAGCCGCTCACCGGCCACACGCTGGGGGCCGCGGGCGCGCTGGAGGCGGCCTTCGCGTACCTCACGCTGGTGGACAACCCGGAAGGAAGGCTGCCCGGGCACTTCTGGGACGGCGCCGTGGACGGCTCGCTTCCGGCGCTGTCGCTGGTGAGGCCCGGTGAGTCGCTGGGGCGCCCGGTGAAGACCGTGCTGAGCAACTCGTTCGCCTTCGGGGGCAGCAACGCCGCCCTCGTGCTGGAGCGCGCATGA
- a CDS encoding outer membrane lipoprotein carrier protein LolA, protein MKPLLVLMVSLLSLGAQAADLVKDVRARLVDAPLVRGQFEQKKTVAGFKKPLVSKGDFLLARDQGVLWNTRTPFASTLTVTRKSLSAQQGTGGAAYHLDSAKEPALAAVNELLFALLSGDIAALQKRFTVEGALVGDKGWKLDLTPTDAGLARVFKHIHLEGDGYVRQVQLDETRGDSSVISFEQLAQTPPPDATEAERLGK, encoded by the coding sequence ATGAAGCCCTTGCTCGTGTTGATGGTGTCGCTGCTGTCGCTCGGCGCCCAGGCGGCGGACCTGGTGAAGGACGTGCGCGCGCGGCTGGTGGACGCGCCGCTGGTGCGCGGTCAGTTCGAACAGAAGAAGACCGTGGCGGGCTTCAAGAAGCCGCTGGTGTCCAAGGGGGACTTCCTCCTGGCCCGCGACCAGGGCGTGCTGTGGAACACCCGCACGCCCTTCGCCTCCACGCTGACGGTCACGCGCAAGTCGCTGAGCGCGCAGCAGGGCACGGGCGGCGCGGCCTACCACCTGGACTCCGCCAAGGAGCCCGCGCTGGCGGCGGTGAACGAGCTGCTCTTCGCCCTGCTGTCCGGCGACATCGCCGCGCTCCAGAAGCGCTTCACGGTGGAGGGCGCGCTGGTGGGTGACAAGGGCTGGAAGCTGGACTTGACGCCCACGGACGCGGGGCTCGCGCGCGTCTTCAAGCACATCCACCTGGAGGGTGACGGGTACGTGCGGCAGGTGCAGCTGGACGAGACGCGCGGCGACAGCAGCGTCATCTCCTTCGAGCAGCTGGCGCAGACGCCTCCCCCCGATGCGACGGAAGCCGAACGCCTTGGCAAATAA
- a CDS encoding thioesterase family protein — protein sequence MKPDLSCELVIDPPFHDLDMMEIVWHGHYVKYLELARAVLLRKHDYDWPQMRESGYGWPVVEMKLKYVSPISYKQRIIVRAEITEWENRLRFDYLLRDADTGRKVNQAHTLQVAVSLKTGEMQYVCPEVLWKKLGVWPE from the coding sequence ATGAAGCCTGACCTGAGCTGCGAGCTGGTGATTGATCCGCCGTTCCACGACCTCGACATGATGGAGATCGTCTGGCACGGCCACTACGTGAAGTACCTGGAGCTGGCGCGCGCCGTCCTCCTGCGCAAGCACGACTACGACTGGCCGCAGATGCGCGAGTCCGGGTACGGCTGGCCCGTGGTGGAGATGAAGCTCAAGTACGTCTCCCCCATCTCCTACAAGCAGCGCATCATCGTGCGCGCCGAAATCACCGAGTGGGAGAACCGGCTGCGCTTCGACTACCTGCTGCGCGACGCGGACACCGGCCGCAAGGTGAACCAGGCCCACACCCTCCAGGTCGCGGTCTCCTTGAAGACGGGCGAGATGCAGTACGTCTGCCCGGAAGTCCTCTGGAAGAAGCTGGGAGTGTGGCCGGAATGA
- a CDS encoding glycosyltransferase family 2 protein — MKVCAVIPVYNHGEAVGAVVKSVRSHGLDCVLVDDGSEPGCAAVLDSLAREDSEHVEVVRLPRNEGKGGAMMAGLRTALSRGYSHALQIDADGQHNANDIPRFLALSQAQPDTLVCGTPVYDESVPKGRLYGRYATHIWVWINTLSFAIRDSMCGFRVYPLQPTVALIDSVRIGKRMDFDVEVLVRLFWRGMRILNQPTQVRYPTDGISHFDVLWDNVRISGMHARLFFGMLGRLPVLLWRKVAR, encoded by the coding sequence ATGAAGGTCTGCGCGGTGATTCCGGTCTACAACCACGGCGAGGCCGTGGGCGCGGTGGTGAAGTCCGTGCGCAGCCACGGGCTCGACTGCGTGCTGGTGGACGACGGCAGCGAGCCCGGCTGCGCGGCGGTGCTGGACTCCCTGGCGCGCGAGGACAGCGAGCACGTGGAGGTGGTCCGCCTGCCCCGGAACGAGGGCAAGGGCGGCGCGATGATGGCGGGCCTGCGCACGGCCCTCTCGCGGGGCTACAGCCACGCGCTGCAAATCGACGCGGACGGCCAGCACAACGCCAACGACATCCCCCGCTTCCTGGCGCTGTCACAGGCGCAGCCGGACACGCTGGTGTGCGGCACGCCCGTCTATGACGAGTCCGTCCCCAAGGGCCGGCTCTACGGCCGCTACGCCACGCACATCTGGGTGTGGATCAACACGCTGTCGTTCGCCATCCGCGACTCCATGTGCGGCTTCCGCGTGTATCCGCTCCAGCCCACCGTGGCGCTCATCGACTCGGTGAGGATTGGCAAGCGGATGGACTTCGACGTGGAGGTGCTGGTGCGCCTGTTCTGGCGCGGCATGCGCATCCTCAACCAGCCCACCCAGGTGCGCTACCCCACCGACGGCATCTCCCACTTCGACGTGCTCTGGGACAACGTGCGCATCTCCGGCATGCACGCCCGGCTCTTCTTCGGGATGCTGGGCCGGCTGCCCGTGCTGCTCTGGCGCAAGGTGGCCAGATGA
- a CDS encoding hotdog family protein → MMRIVIDQPIEELVPHEGRMRLLDRVLEGDADSLLAEVTVREDSLFHADGVVGGWVGIEYMAQAVAAWAGWHARKRGGTPRVGFLLGTRRYECSRPVFKVGETLRVEVHRQFSADNGLGQFDCTLRIGAEQVATAALTVYEPQPGQDLGRGNTDG, encoded by the coding sequence ATGATGCGCATCGTGATTGATCAGCCCATCGAGGAGCTGGTGCCCCATGAGGGGCGCATGCGGCTGCTCGACCGCGTCCTGGAGGGCGACGCGGACTCGCTGCTCGCGGAGGTCACCGTGCGCGAGGACAGCCTCTTCCACGCCGACGGCGTCGTGGGCGGCTGGGTGGGCATCGAGTACATGGCGCAGGCCGTGGCCGCGTGGGCCGGGTGGCACGCGCGCAAGCGCGGCGGGACGCCCCGGGTGGGCTTCCTGCTGGGCACGCGCCGCTACGAGTGCAGCCGCCCCGTCTTCAAGGTGGGGGAGACCCTGCGCGTGGAGGTCCACCGCCAGTTCTCCGCGGACAACGGGCTGGGCCAGTTCGACTGCACCTTGCGCATCGGGGCGGAGCAGGTGGCCACGGCGGCGCTGACGGTCTACGAGCCGCAACCGGGGCAGGACCTGGGAAGGGGCAACACAGATGGGTGA
- a CDS encoding NAD(P)/FAD-dependent oxidoreductase, protein MKTETADILIIGAGPAGSVAAGLLRKQGRDVLVLEREQFPRFSIGESLLPQSMEYIQEAGFLQDVVEAGFQYKNGAAFERAGKYTDFDFRDKFSPGWGTTYQVQRARFDQLLAQAAERRGATVRFRHEVLTVDFSSGQPEVTARSPEGETYRVKARFLLDASGFGRVLPRLLNLETPSNFPVRGAIFTHVADRIPLGTFDRNKIRVTTHPEHVHVWFWTIPFSDGRCSLGVVAKKEFLDQYTGTDTERLQAIVKEAPSLQNLLKDAVWDTPARKLTGYAANVKSLWGPGFALLGNAGEFLDPVFSSGVTIAFKSASLASACIAREFAGEKVDWENAYAKPLKAGVDTFRAFVESWYEGGFQDIIFHPNPSDDVRRMISAILAGYAWDKNNPYVADSKRRLTVLEGLCKPAA, encoded by the coding sequence TTGAAAACTGAAACAGCGGACATCCTCATCATCGGGGCGGGCCCCGCGGGCTCCGTCGCGGCCGGCCTCCTTCGCAAGCAGGGACGGGACGTGCTCGTCCTGGAGCGCGAGCAGTTCCCGCGCTTCTCCATTGGCGAGAGCCTGCTGCCGCAGAGCATGGAGTACATCCAGGAGGCCGGCTTCCTCCAGGACGTGGTGGAGGCGGGCTTCCAGTACAAGAACGGCGCGGCCTTCGAGCGCGCCGGCAAGTACACGGACTTCGACTTCCGCGACAAGTTCAGCCCCGGCTGGGGCACCACCTACCAGGTGCAGCGCGCCCGCTTCGACCAGCTCCTGGCCCAGGCCGCGGAGCGCAGGGGCGCCACCGTGCGCTTCCGCCACGAGGTGCTGACCGTGGACTTCTCCAGCGGGCAGCCGGAGGTGACGGCGCGCTCCCCCGAGGGCGAGACGTACCGCGTGAAGGCGCGCTTCCTCCTGGACGCGAGCGGCTTCGGCCGCGTGCTGCCGCGCCTGCTGAACCTGGAGACCCCGTCCAACTTCCCCGTGCGCGGCGCCATCTTCACGCACGTGGCGGACCGCATTCCGCTCGGCACCTTCGACCGGAACAAGATCCGCGTGACGACGCACCCGGAGCACGTGCACGTCTGGTTCTGGACCATCCCCTTCTCCGACGGCCGCTGCTCGCTGGGCGTGGTCGCGAAGAAGGAGTTCCTGGACCAGTACACCGGCACGGACACGGAGCGGCTGCAGGCCATCGTGAAGGAGGCGCCGTCGCTGCAGAACCTCCTGAAGGACGCGGTCTGGGACACGCCCGCGCGCAAGCTCACCGGCTACGCGGCGAACGTGAAGTCGCTGTGGGGCCCGGGCTTCGCGCTCCTGGGCAACGCGGGTGAGTTCCTGGACCCGGTGTTCTCCTCGGGTGTCACCATCGCCTTCAAGTCCGCGAGCCTCGCGTCGGCCTGTATCGCCCGGGAGTTCGCCGGAGAGAAGGTGGACTGGGAGAACGCGTACGCGAAGCCGCTCAAGGCGGGCGTGGACACGTTCCGCGCCTTCGTGGAGTCCTGGTACGAGGGCGGCTTCCAGGACATCATCTTCCACCCGAACCCGTCGGACGACGTGCGCCGGATGATCTCCGCCATCCTCGCCGGCTACGCGTGGGACAAGAACAACCCCTACGTCGCCGACAGCAAGCGGCGCCTGACCGTCCTCGAGGGACTGTGCAAGCCCGCCGCCTGA